One Purpureocillium takamizusanense chromosome 1, complete sequence genomic window carries:
- a CDS encoding uncharacterized protein (COG:S~EggNog:ENOG503NZEC) produces MASSSNPDADGTSYVMRDKTDATLVGKHCQYEYCNQLDFLPFLCQSCGKTYCLDHRTESGHKCSNPGAWAQRKRQAELAKPSIGQGKTLRDRVSQKPCASPDCKTVVGTSLTPGVHCDTCNRDYCLKHRLREDHDCKNLVPIGARPSPQIDAVAQKTKTTLDKLRAWGSAKRQQAERALPKPKPSSTAARLAATAKLRKTAKGRKDISEDKRIYLYVEAEAETAKAKLPKGEFFFSKDWVVGRLLDDAAQQLQVQNMNNKSSDERDKLRVFHVEGGRLLEFNEKIGSSLQSGNTVILLRGVGPPPNLMEP; encoded by the coding sequence ATGGCGTCCTCATCGAAtcccgacgccgacggcaccagcTACGTCATGCGAGACAAGACAGACGCCACGCTCGTCGGCAAGCACTGCCAGTACGAGTACTGCAACCAACTCGAtttcctccccttcctctgCCAGTCATGCGGCAAGACTTACTGCCTCGATCACCGCACCGAGTCGGGCCACAAGTGCTCCAATCCGGGCGCCTGGGCGCAGCGCAAGCGGCAGGCCGAACTCGCCAAGCCGTCCATCGGCCAGGGCAAGACGCTGCGAGACCGCGTCTCCCAAAAgccctgcgcctcgcccgactGTAAGACGGTCGTGGGCACGTCGCTGACGCCGGGCGTTCACTGCGACACGTGCAATCGCGACTACTGCCTCAAGCATCGGCTGAGGGAGGACCACGACTGCAAGAACCTGGTGCCCATCGGGGCCCGTCCCTCGCCGCagatcgacgccgtcgcgcagaAGACGAAAACTACACTCGACAAGTTGCGCGCTTGGGGCTCAGCCAagcgccagcaggccgaACGCGCCCTGCCAAAGCCGAAGCCCAgttccacggcggcgcgtctcgccgccacggccaagcTCAGGAAGACAGCCAAGGGTCGCAAAGACATTTCCGAAGACAAGCGCATCTACCTCTACGtcgaggcagaggcggagACGGCTAAAGCCAAGCTTCCAAAGGGGGAGTTCTTCTTCTCCAAGGATTGGGTTGTCGGTCGCTtgctcgacgatgcggcgcagcagctgcaggtgCAGAACATGAACAACAAGAGCTCCGATGAGAGGGACAAGCTGCGTGTCTTCCACGTCGAAGGCGGCCGGCTGCTCGAGTTCAACGAGAAGATCGGGTCGTCACTGCAGAGCGGCAACACCGTCATTCTACTCAGGGGCGTTGGACCGCCCCCGAATTTGATGGAGCCATGA
- a CDS encoding uncharacterized protein (COG:S~EggNog:ENOG503NYI4) produces the protein MPWWGKPKEEAKPDQAQEDGTPASSSLDPHKLPPRERLPKGLQTIVDKADEDGRLYEDLREGYARPSTDTNLRYAAYATRLRTILLSAHRYVAYTSDIGESFRPVAHPYMVRTAYGISWMYILGDVSYEGYKAYWHNQRILNPQLQLTPHQEKVTGLPAESSAPKDAKPRTVSPLEDWRTVMVQRGIFQSVASMGLPAFTIHSVVRYSGRAMKNVKNVTLRTWAPIGLGLAIVPFLPAMFDEPVEHAVEWTFHRGFEAFGGKQAVGDAPRTGRERVLNQKVIKDE, from the exons ATGCCTTGGTGGGGCAAGcccaaggaggaggccaagccTGACCAGGCTCAGGAAGATGGCACACCAGCCAGCTCGTCTCTCGATCCGCACAAGCTGCCCCCAAGAGAGCGGCTTCCCAAGGGGCTCCAGACGATTGTCGACaaagccgacgaggatgggaGGCTCTATGAAGACTTGCGCGAGGGATA CGCTCGTCCGTCCACCGACACCAACCTCCGCTACGCCGCCTATGCCACACGACTACGGACCATACTACTCTCGGCGCATCGCTATGTCGCGTATACGTCCGACATTGGCGAGTCTTTCCGGCCGGTGGCGCATCCGTACATGGTGCGCACGGCGTACGGAATCTCGTGGATGTACATCCTTGGCGACGTTTCGTACGAAGGGTACAAGGCGTACTGGCACAATCAGCGCATCCTCAACCCGCAGCTACAGCTCACACCGCATCAGGAGAAGGTGACCGGCCTGCCGGCGGAGAGCTCGGCGCCCAAAGACGCGAAACCTAGGACGGTGTCGCCGCTCGAGGACTGGCGGACCGTCATGGTCCAGCGAGGCATCTTCCAGAGCGTAGCAAGCATGGGCCTACCGGCATTCACAATCCACAGCGTGGTGCGCTACTCGGGGCGAGCAATGAAGAACGTCAAGAACGTGACGTTGCGCACGTGGGCGCCCATCGGGCTCGGCCTGGCGATTGTTCCTTTCCTGCCCGCCATGTTCGACGAGCCGGTCGAGCACGCGGTCGAGTGGACCTTCCACCGCGGCTTCGAGGCTTTTGGCGGCAAGCAGGCCGTGGGTGACGCGCCCAGAACTGGGCGGGAAAGGGTGCTGAACCAAAAAGTGATCAAGGATGAGTAG